A window of Christiangramia forsetii KT0803 contains these coding sequences:
- the fbp gene encoding class 1 fructose-bisphosphatase, whose product MERHTTLGEFIIENQKDFPYAKGELSALLSSIRLAGKVVNQQINKAGLAEILGKAGKENVQGESQAKLDVLANEIFVSTLRNRGEICGLASEELEDYLVFDEEMHKNAEYIVLIDPLDGSSNIDVDITVGTIFSIYRRISKKGTPATLEDFLQPGINQVAAGYLIYGTSTILVYTTGNGVNGFTFDPGIGSFFLSHSDIKFPKKGNTYSVNEGNYVHFPQGIKKYIKWVQELNEEENRPFTSRYTGSLVADFHRNMLLGGIYLYPQGTTAPKGKLRLLYECNPMAFLAEQAGGKATDGSRRIMELQPQELHERAPFICGNKEMVEKAEEFMQ is encoded by the coding sequence ATGGAAAGACATACTACTTTAGGAGAGTTCATTATTGAAAATCAAAAAGATTTTCCATATGCTAAAGGAGAATTGAGCGCTTTGCTGAGTTCTATCCGGTTAGCAGGAAAGGTGGTGAACCAACAGATCAATAAAGCAGGCCTGGCAGAAATTCTTGGAAAAGCAGGAAAGGAGAATGTGCAGGGGGAAAGTCAGGCGAAATTAGATGTGCTTGCTAATGAAATTTTTGTAAGTACGCTTCGAAATCGTGGTGAAATATGCGGTCTGGCTTCAGAAGAACTGGAAGATTATCTCGTTTTTGATGAGGAGATGCATAAGAATGCTGAATATATAGTTTTAATAGATCCATTGGACGGTTCCAGCAATATTGATGTAGACATTACCGTAGGTACGATATTCAGTATTTATCGAAGAATTTCAAAGAAAGGCACCCCGGCAACTTTAGAAGATTTTTTACAACCTGGAATAAATCAGGTTGCTGCCGGATACCTTATCTATGGAACTTCGACCATCTTAGTCTATACCACCGGAAATGGAGTTAATGGATTCACTTTCGATCCTGGAATTGGTTCTTTTTTCCTTTCTCATTCCGATATAAAGTTTCCGAAGAAAGGAAATACCTATTCAGTAAATGAAGGGAATTATGTGCATTTTCCGCAGGGTATCAAAAAATATATAAAATGGGTACAGGAGCTGAATGAGGAGGAGAATAGGCCATTTACTTCACGTTACACAGGATCACTGGTAGCAGATTTCCATAGAAATATGTTGCTTGGGGGGATTTATTTGTATCCGCAGGGAACAACAGCACCCAAGGGAAAATTACGTTTACTCTATGAATGCAATCCTATGGCTTTTTTGGCAGAACAGGCAGGCGGGAAAGCCACTGATGGTTCTAGAAGGATCATGGAATTACAACCTCAAGAACTACACGAGCGTGCACCTTTTATTTGTGGAAACAAAGAGATGGTGGAAAAGGCTGAAGAGTTTATGCAGTAA
- a CDS encoding bifunctional 4-hydroxy-2-oxoglutarate aldolase/2-dehydro-3-deoxy-phosphogluconate aldolase, with protein MAKLSRLEVYEVMKSTGLVPLFSHTDIDVAKSLIDACYKGGARVLEFTARAQNAHTVFEEMAGYVKKEYPDLALGIGSITDGPSASLYIQLGADFIVTPVFREDIAIICNRRKIPFFPGCGSLTEIARAEEIGCEIVKLFPGSIYGPEFIKAIKGPQPWTSIMPTGGVEPTGESIEQWLKAGASCVGIGSKLMIKDSNGDFDYDEIQQVVKKCVEIIKDYKSK; from the coding sequence ATGGCAAAATTATCAAGACTGGAAGTATATGAGGTAATGAAATCAACAGGCCTGGTTCCACTTTTTAGTCATACAGATATAGATGTTGCTAAAAGCCTGATCGACGCGTGTTATAAAGGAGGAGCCAGGGTTCTGGAATTTACCGCTCGTGCTCAGAATGCTCATACGGTATTCGAGGAAATGGCCGGGTATGTAAAGAAAGAATATCCAGATCTTGCTCTGGGAATTGGTTCTATTACCGATGGTCCTTCAGCGTCACTCTATATTCAGCTCGGTGCCGATTTTATTGTAACTCCGGTGTTTAGAGAGGATATCGCAATTATCTGTAACCGCAGAAAGATCCCGTTTTTTCCTGGTTGTGGTTCTCTGACTGAAATCGCCAGGGCTGAAGAGATAGGCTGTGAAATTGTAAAATTATTTCCTGGTTCTATTTATGGTCCGGAATTTATAAAAGCTATTAAAGGTCCGCAACCATGGACGAGCATAATGCCTACGGGCGGTGTGGAGCCAACTGGAGAAAGTATAGAACAATGGCTGAAGGCAGGAGCTTCTTGCGTTGGTATAGGTTCTAAACTTATGATAAAAGATTCCAATGGAGATTTTGATTATGATGAAATCCAACAAGTTGTAAAAAAATGTGTTGAAATCATTAAAGACTACAAAAGCAAATAA
- a CDS encoding FadR/GntR family transcriptional regulator: MKVDGYTKIEIQQQTRNEILGKIREYINFKNLEPGDKLPSERMLSEKFGVSRNNLREAIQTLEFYGILESVPQSGTYLANIGVVALNGMISDILSLADPDFKSLVETRILLELKTVRLAATRRTETQLEHMKETLEAYSSKALNGEDAVQEDLLFHLAIAKASGNSTMNTFMLTITPEIITNFAKYHVCDENQAFLGIEEHKAILDAIEDKDPSRAKEKMKLHFRSLYKYCYNVDI; the protein is encoded by the coding sequence ATGAAAGTAGATGGATATACGAAAATTGAAATTCAGCAGCAAACGCGGAATGAGATTTTGGGTAAAATACGAGAGTATATAAATTTTAAGAATTTAGAGCCTGGCGATAAACTGCCTTCAGAACGAATGCTTTCTGAAAAATTTGGCGTAAGCCGTAATAATTTAAGAGAAGCTATTCAAACTTTAGAATTCTACGGAATATTGGAAAGTGTTCCACAAAGCGGAACCTATCTGGCCAATATCGGCGTAGTTGCGCTAAACGGAATGATCTCTGATATTCTAAGCCTGGCAGATCCAGATTTTAAATCACTAGTGGAAACAAGGATTTTATTAGAATTGAAAACGGTTCGTCTGGCAGCAACAAGACGTACGGAAACGCAGCTAGAGCATATGAAAGAAACGCTGGAAGCCTATAGTTCCAAAGCTTTAAATGGAGAAGATGCTGTTCAGGAAGATCTTTTATTTCATTTAGCTATTGCGAAAGCCAGTGGTAACAGTACTATGAACACATTTATGCTTACAATTACTCCTGAAATCATTACCAATTTTGCTAAATATCATGTTTGTGATGAAAACCAGGCATTTCTTGGAATAGAAGAACATAAAGCCATTCTGGATGCTATCGAGGATAAAGATCCGTCCAGAGCAAAGGAAAAGATGAAATTACATTTTAGAAGTCTGTATAAATACTGTTATAATGTAGATATCTGA
- a CDS encoding MFS transporter, translating into MKIRGLRWWIIALIALATIINYIDRTAFGVMWPEMGKDLGMDESDYAVMLNVFMITYALGKFLSGKLYDQIGTRLGFIFSITLWSAAAILHAFARGLVSLSMVRAMLGFGEAGNWPGAVKSNGEWFPVKERAIAQGIFNAGASLGSVVAPALIAFLYAQFGWRTTFIILGLLGFVWIIPWFIINKTTPKHHPWLGEKERNLILSGRIEPDEVGDKEKGLPVSKILSYKESWGVLVCRFFIEPIWWLFVGWMPLYLNSEFGFSIEDIGSTIWISYLGGMAGSLAGGWFSGKLMEKHSLDFSRKLSILIGGALIFLGLLGIIFLVDANNPMTFIYITSIVLFGFQFAIGNIQTLSSDLLKGPSVGTLAGLAGTVAAVSVIIMNWLIPQITEISYTPAFIVIAILAPLAVLSIYILIRRIEPVEVKSN; encoded by the coding sequence ATGAAGATAAGAGGATTAAGATGGTGGATTATTGCTTTGATAGCACTTGCCACTATCATCAATTACATTGATAGAACGGCATTTGGTGTCATGTGGCCAGAAATGGGTAAAGATTTGGGAATGGACGAATCTGATTACGCCGTGATGCTGAACGTATTTATGATCACCTATGCGCTTGGTAAATTTTTATCCGGAAAATTATATGATCAAATTGGTACCCGTCTAGGATTTATTTTTTCCATTACATTATGGTCTGCCGCTGCAATTCTGCATGCATTTGCCAGAGGGCTTGTTTCTCTATCAATGGTAAGGGCAATGTTAGGTTTTGGTGAAGCAGGTAACTGGCCTGGAGCTGTAAAAAGTAATGGAGAATGGTTCCCGGTTAAAGAAAGAGCGATTGCCCAGGGAATTTTTAATGCAGGTGCCTCTCTTGGAAGCGTAGTTGCACCGGCGCTTATTGCTTTTCTCTATGCTCAGTTTGGATGGAGAACCACTTTCATTATTTTAGGTCTTCTGGGTTTTGTCTGGATCATACCCTGGTTCATCATTAACAAAACAACTCCAAAACATCACCCGTGGTTAGGGGAAAAAGAAAGAAATCTTATCCTTTCAGGTAGAATAGAACCCGACGAAGTAGGCGACAAAGAAAAAGGCTTACCCGTTTCGAAAATATTAAGTTATAAAGAATCCTGGGGAGTGTTGGTATGTCGATTCTTTATTGAACCAATCTGGTGGCTGTTCGTAGGATGGATGCCACTATACCTGAATTCCGAATTCGGATTTAGTATTGAAGACATTGGATCAACAATCTGGATCTCTTATTTAGGAGGGATGGCCGGAAGCTTAGCAGGGGGCTGGTTTTCTGGTAAATTAATGGAAAAACATTCATTGGATTTTTCACGAAAACTTTCCATACTTATTGGAGGTGCTTTGATATTCCTCGGTTTGTTAGGTATTATCTTCCTCGTTGATGCCAACAATCCAATGACCTTTATTTATATCACATCGATTGTACTTTTCGGTTTTCAATTTGCCATTGGAAACATTCAAACGCTTTCCAGTGATCTGCTTAAAGGCCCATCTGTGGGGACCCTGGCAGGACTTGCGGGAACGGTTGCAGCGGTATCAGTAATAATAATGAACTGGCTAATTCCGCAAATAACTGAAATTTCTTATACCCCGGCATTTATAGTAATTGCAATTCTAGCACCATTGGCAGTATTGTCTATATACATACTTATAAGAAGAATAGAACCAGTAGAAGTGAAATCAAATTAA
- a CDS encoding polysaccharide lyase family 7 protein yields the protein MKTIKHILRKLNLGLLVAGSVIYMGCEKDDTADVVESPPIVEEVPEEKPAENDYKLPEIDLSNWKVTLPIGNPSEVEPPEILDYATNENLKRFMYNDSTDGSLVFYTYPESSTANSSYSRTELREQMQPGSNNKNWTFEEGGKMRGRLAVPEISKDNDGDFHRVIIMQIHGRLTDEQRDLIGEDDNNAPPILKIYWNNGRVRVKTKVLKETTASDQEILHTDAWGDDEGFNFSEEVGHEAFTLEIKVTEAKMEIILNDDETVVYDSKHIQRWGIFENYFKAGNYLVSTDENAFSFVKYYELEVIH from the coding sequence CAGGTAGCGTGATTTATATGGGATGTGAGAAGGATGATACAGCAGATGTAGTTGAATCCCCTCCCATTGTAGAAGAAGTACCAGAGGAGAAGCCTGCTGAAAACGATTATAAATTACCAGAAATAGATCTTAGTAATTGGAAAGTAACACTTCCCATTGGAAATCCATCTGAAGTGGAACCGCCAGAAATTCTGGACTATGCCACTAATGAGAATTTAAAAAGATTTATGTACAATGATTCTACAGATGGGTCTTTAGTTTTTTATACCTATCCTGAATCTTCTACTGCAAATTCCTCTTATTCCAGAACAGAACTTCGGGAGCAAATGCAACCAGGTAGTAATAACAAGAACTGGACTTTTGAGGAAGGTGGTAAAATGCGAGGCAGGCTTGCAGTTCCTGAAATATCTAAAGACAATGACGGGGATTTTCATCGGGTTATTATCATGCAAATTCATGGAAGACTTACAGATGAACAGAGAGATCTTATAGGAGAAGATGATAACAATGCTCCTCCAATTTTAAAGATCTACTGGAATAATGGACGGGTTAGAGTAAAAACGAAAGTTTTAAAAGAAACTACAGCTTCAGATCAGGAAATATTACATACTGATGCCTGGGGGGACGATGAAGGTTTTAATTTCTCGGAAGAAGTTGGTCATGAAGCCTTTACCCTGGAAATAAAAGTGACTGAAGCAAAAATGGAAATTATCCTGAATGACGATGAGACAGTAGTATATGATAGTAAACATATTCAGAGGTGGGGGATTTTTGAAAATTACTTTAAAGCTGGGAATTATCTGGTAAGTACCGATGAAAATGCTTTTTCTTTTGTGAAATATTACGAATTAGAAGTTATCCATTAA
- the tnpA gene encoding IS200/IS605 family transposase → MTEQRSNGHTVSRLTVHVVWCTKYRYRVLKDDIQIRCRSLLIQICEAEDVSILKGVVSKDHVHMHLEYRPSSNVSGLVKKLKGRSSRKLQQEFPELKKRYWGRHFWAVGYGCWSTGNITDEMVDEYLEHHRKPDDRDNSDFIIEK, encoded by the coding sequence ATGACAGAACAACGAAGTAATGGACATACCGTTTCAAGGCTAACCGTACATGTTGTATGGTGTACGAAGTACAGATATAGAGTTTTGAAAGATGATATTCAGATTCGTTGCAGAAGTTTGCTGATACAAATATGCGAAGCAGAGGATGTAAGTATATTGAAGGGAGTTGTATCTAAAGATCACGTTCATATGCATTTAGAATATCGTCCTTCGTCAAATGTAAGTGGGTTGGTCAAGAAGTTAAAAGGCCGTAGCTCTCGGAAACTTCAACAAGAATTCCCTGAGTTAAAGAAAAGATATTGGGGAAGACATTTTTGGGCAGTAGGCTATGGATGCTGGAGTACGGGTAATATAACGGATGAAATGGTAGATGAGTATCTTGAACATCATAGGAAACCTGACGATCGAGATAACAGTGACTTTATAATTGAAAAATGA
- a CDS encoding SDR family NAD(P)-dependent oxidoreductase, which yields MSESNQKIAVITGATGGIGFEVARRLGKDGYTVILNGIENDKGADRLKELEKEGISAEYYGFDVTDEDAVNSNIKKIGEKYGKIDALINNAGGLGGRSRFEEMTTDFYRSVMALNLDSAFFASRAAIPYLKKGEHPTIINYTSNAGWNAGGPGAGIYGTSKAAVHTLTRALAKDLAEYGIRVNAVSPGTIDTPFHSQIKSTKPEVFASWKNNIMLGRLGEPEDVAGVVAFLVSKDAAFLTAETIQIGGGQALGI from the coding sequence ATGAGTGAATCAAACCAAAAAATAGCAGTAATCACCGGTGCTACCGGAGGGATAGGATTTGAAGTAGCCAGAAGACTTGGTAAGGATGGTTATACCGTAATTTTAAACGGGATAGAAAACGATAAAGGAGCTGACAGGCTTAAAGAACTTGAAAAAGAAGGGATTTCAGCAGAATATTATGGTTTCGACGTTACCGATGAAGATGCTGTTAATTCAAATATCAAGAAGATCGGAGAGAAATATGGTAAAATAGATGCTCTTATAAATAATGCGGGGGGTCTTGGTGGTAGATCAAGATTTGAAGAAATGACTACCGACTTTTACAGATCTGTAATGGCACTGAACCTGGATTCTGCGTTCTTTGCATCCAGAGCAGCTATTCCTTATTTAAAAAAAGGGGAGCACCCTACAATTATTAATTATACTTCTAATGCAGGTTGGAACGCTGGAGGTCCCGGCGCCGGTATTTACGGCACTTCTAAAGCAGCTGTGCATACGTTAACCAGGGCACTTGCAAAAGATCTTGCAGAATATGGAATTAGGGTCAATGCAGTTTCTCCCGGGACTATAGATACTCCATTTCATTCACAGATTAAATCTACAAAACCAGAGGTATTCGCTTCGTGGAAGAACAACATCATGTTAGGACGTTTGGGAGAGCCGGAAGATGTAGCTGGGGTTGTAGCATTTTTGGTAAGTAAAGATGCGGCTTTCTTGACTGCGGAAACCATCCAGATTGGTGGAGGACAAGCCCTGGGAATCTAA
- a CDS encoding DUF305 domain-containing protein, which translates to MNSENNNNHKSGGSNYGRFFLMLGLSFLAMYITMYMNTYEFDHVYFSLTRFYMTCLGIAAMAVIMLSLMLKMYKNKKKNIAIYIGSLVLFVSALGLVRAQRPIIGDVLYMKAMIPHHSIAILTSKRADIKDPETKKLAEEIIEAQKREIAQMKKIIYRLKNEEN; encoded by the coding sequence ATGAATTCAGAAAATAACAATAACCACAAGTCTGGTGGAAGCAATTATGGTCGGTTTTTCCTAATGCTTGGTCTGTCCTTTTTAGCTATGTATATCACGATGTACATGAATACATATGAGTTTGACCATGTATATTTTAGTTTAACCCGCTTTTATATGACCTGTTTGGGAATTGCAGCTATGGCAGTGATCATGTTATCTCTTATGCTGAAAATGTATAAAAACAAAAAAAAGAACATCGCTATTTATATCGGTAGCCTCGTGTTATTTGTTTCAGCCTTAGGTCTGGTAAGAGCACAACGACCTATTATTGGGGATGTTTTATATATGAAGGCGATGATCCCCCACCATTCCATTGCGATATTAACCAGTAAAAGGGCAGATATTAAAGATCCTGAAACCAAAAAACTAGCCGAGGAGATCATTGAAGCACAGAAACGCGAAATTGCCCAAATGAAGAAGATCATTTATCGACTGAAAAACGAGGAGAATTAA
- a CDS encoding sugar kinase, whose product MKSIVAFGEMMMRLSPPEHLRFFQANSFEVSYSGAEFNTLASLQRWGLSTQFVTKLPDNDFGNKAISEISRYQVGSQHIVKEGKRLGIYFLEKGNAIRHSKVIYDRADSAVANIKQGEIDWEKVFANATGFHWSGITPGISAEAARECLLACKTAKKMGLKISCDLNYRSTLWKWGKQPDEILPEMLEITNVILADLATLNKMLGKKSIDPDYRKPDTLKEYYDEILKACPDLEFLPTTLRYSESASHQKIGGIMYASGELITSEVKEVLPVVDRLGTGDAFMAGILYGIHMKMDYQEVLDFAVATCAYKHTMSGDINIASLEEVQAIMKGDLSALIKR is encoded by the coding sequence ATGAAAAGTATTGTAGCCTTTGGGGAAATGATGATGAGATTGTCTCCACCTGAACATTTGCGTTTTTTCCAGGCAAACTCTTTCGAGGTTTCTTATAGTGGTGCCGAGTTTAATACGCTGGCATCACTGCAACGTTGGGGGCTTTCTACGCAGTTCGTAACCAAACTACCGGATAATGATTTTGGAAATAAAGCTATTTCCGAGATTTCCAGGTATCAGGTGGGTAGCCAGCACATTGTAAAGGAAGGTAAGCGTCTGGGCATTTACTTTCTTGAAAAAGGTAATGCCATAAGACATAGCAAAGTTATTTACGATCGGGCTGATAGTGCTGTTGCAAATATTAAGCAGGGAGAGATAGATTGGGAAAAGGTATTTGCCAATGCTACCGGATTTCACTGGTCTGGTATTACCCCGGGAATTTCAGCAGAAGCCGCCCGGGAATGTTTGCTTGCCTGTAAAACGGCAAAAAAGATGGGACTAAAAATTTCCTGTGATCTTAATTACAGGTCCACCTTGTGGAAATGGGGTAAACAACCAGATGAGATACTCCCCGAAATGTTGGAGATCACCAATGTGATCCTGGCAGATCTTGCTACGCTTAATAAAATGCTGGGTAAAAAAAGTATAGATCCCGATTACAGGAAACCCGATACGTTAAAGGAATATTACGATGAAATTTTAAAGGCATGTCCAGATCTGGAATTTCTACCTACCACGTTGCGCTATTCTGAAAGTGCCTCGCATCAAAAAATAGGAGGAATTATGTATGCTTCCGGAGAACTTATTACTTCAGAAGTAAAAGAAGTACTACCGGTTGTAGATCGTTTGGGAACAGGAGATGCTTTTATGGCGGGTATTCTTTACGGAATTCACATGAAAATGGACTATCAGGAAGTTCTGGATTTTGCGGTAGCTACCTGCGCTTATAAGCATACTATGTCTGGCGATATAAATATAGCTTCCTTAGAAGAAGTGCAAGCAATCATGAAAGGCGATCTTTCTGCATTAATTAAAAGATAA
- a CDS encoding site-specific integrase: MANLKIVLRKNMKKKDGRIPLALRISENYKTNYVWLGHSVFEKDWDDVACKVKKTHPNFKQLNNFLMKRMIEVNDIYFNAEKKITPRQIKQKLKGPDGSKSFFTVATEHIQSKYDTGVFSVAKAQLSILYNIEEFIQLKNSRSKAKIIQEIKQRRLKRVSEARRSKYHWMDGVAYFKKNDNLRFRDIDESFIRKYKTFCSSYLNHKPRTITNQLIFIRTLYNIAIKEGVIAQKYYPFAGEKEKIRISSGNKIGLNVEEIEKIESLELEKYRTIWHTHNIWLFSFYFAGMRISDVIKLKWSDFKDNRLYYVMEKNGKPLSLKIPDKARIIIDYYRPDKKFNNGYLFPFLREVDQTQAEQIYTRTKSTTKLLNKYLKRIAKLCGIDKTLSNHIARHSFGNIAGDRIHPLMLQKLYRHSDLKTTLNYQANFIHRDADEALDSVINF, from the coding sequence ATGGCAAATTTAAAGATTGTTTTGAGAAAAAACATGAAAAAGAAGGATGGAAGGATACCTCTGGCCTTAAGAATTAGCGAAAATTATAAAACGAATTATGTTTGGCTGGGACATTCTGTATTTGAAAAAGATTGGGATGACGTTGCTTGTAAGGTTAAAAAGACTCATCCAAACTTTAAGCAGTTAAATAATTTTTTGATGAAAAGGATGATTGAAGTCAATGATATCTATTTCAATGCAGAGAAAAAAATTACGCCAAGGCAAATAAAACAAAAATTAAAAGGGCCAGATGGCTCTAAATCATTCTTTACTGTTGCCACTGAACATATTCAAAGTAAATATGACACGGGAGTTTTTTCAGTTGCTAAAGCGCAGTTATCAATACTATATAATATTGAAGAATTTATACAACTAAAGAATTCGAGAAGTAAGGCAAAAATCATCCAAGAAATTAAACAAAGACGGTTAAAGCGAGTGAGCGAGGCAAGAAGATCTAAATATCACTGGATGGATGGTGTTGCATATTTTAAAAAAAATGATAACCTAAGATTCCGGGATATTGACGAGTCTTTTATTAGAAAATATAAGACATTTTGTTCTTCTTACTTGAATCATAAACCAAGGACAATAACCAATCAGCTTATTTTCATTAGAACTCTTTATAATATTGCAATTAAAGAAGGAGTAATTGCCCAGAAATATTATCCTTTTGCTGGTGAGAAAGAGAAAATTAGAATAAGCTCAGGTAATAAAATTGGATTGAATGTAGAAGAAATTGAGAAGATAGAATCACTCGAATTAGAGAAGTACAGAACTATATGGCATACTCACAACATATGGTTGTTTTCTTTTTATTTTGCCGGGATGCGAATCTCAGATGTAATTAAATTAAAATGGTCTGATTTCAAGGATAACCGTTTATACTATGTCATGGAAAAAAATGGTAAGCCTTTAAGTTTAAAAATTCCTGATAAAGCTAGGATTATAATTGATTACTATCGCCCAGATAAGAAATTCAATAACGGATATTTATTCCCTTTTTTACGGGAAGTAGATCAAACTCAAGCCGAACAAATTTATACACGGACAAAGAGTACCACTAAACTTCTCAATAAATATTTAAAAAGAATAGCTAAACTCTGTGGCATTGATAAAACATTATCGAATCATATAGCCCGTCATAGCTTTGGAAATATTGCAGGTGATAGAATTCACCCTTTAATGCTGCAAAAATTATATAGACATAGTGATTTAAAAACCACTTTAAATTATCAGGCAAATTTTATCCATAGGGATGCTGATGAAGCTTTGGATAGTGTTATCAATTTTTGA
- a CDS encoding DUF3347 domain-containing protein — MRSIIKLGIAPLLVLLLASCVDKKETQSVEVNTPQEVKKNEEKAADVADQDFIDGMTGKIWHNYLEIKMALTNDDSGQAKDAAKSMADSFSEERAELKSMAAQLGDTDDIEEQRRLFSKFTELAGPMFEEALSGGTIYRKFCPMAFNNDGAYWYADVEEIKNPYFGDKMLNCGSVKKAIEK; from the coding sequence ATGAGATCTATCATTAAGTTGGGAATTGCTCCCTTATTAGTTTTACTATTAGCTTCCTGTGTGGATAAAAAAGAAACCCAATCTGTCGAAGTAAACACGCCTCAGGAAGTGAAAAAAAATGAAGAAAAAGCCGCAGATGTTGCCGATCAGGATTTTATAGATGGTATGACGGGGAAGATCTGGCATAACTATCTTGAAATCAAAATGGCACTTACCAATGATGATTCTGGACAGGCAAAGGATGCAGCAAAAAGTATGGCCGATTCATTTTCTGAAGAGCGTGCAGAATTAAAATCAATGGCTGCGCAGTTGGGAGACACTGACGATATTGAGGAGCAGAGAAGGTTATTTTCAAAGTTTACAGAATTGGCTGGGCCTATGTTTGAAGAAGCCCTTTCCGGAGGGACCATTTACAGGAAATTCTGTCCTATGGCTTTTAATAATGATGGCGCGTACTGGTACGCTGATGTAGAGGAGATCAAAAATCCATATTTCGGTGATAAAATGCTCAACTGCGGCTCCGTAAAAAAGGCTATAGAAAAGTAA
- a CDS encoding LacI family DNA-binding transcriptional regulator, translating to MRNEITLQELALSLNLSISTVSKSLNDSPEISVKTKSRVKELALLKRYIPNSMAQSLKGKQSKTIGVVIPNIFSKFFSESLHAIENKANERGFRTIICFSNDSIDKEAECIEKLIKSRVDGIILAVSEESQYKKINEHIEKVLSYKIPLVMLDHLEDTISCDKVGLNETLLAEEATMNLFNLGYRNVAFLAQNPSTNKAESQKQGYLDAIKRKDGKKQILSFGSSEVCHQKLHKLIHSEKIDAVIVNKLPLTIFGTKNCSKSVFSIPENVHVLSLSNLGDKEHLSTAYDAYDRLGEEQGDIAVDTLLDRIEGVLSEEFVKFELKGRLNCKSNSAQIQKLSI from the coding sequence ATGAGGAATGAAATAACATTACAGGAGTTGGCCCTGTCGTTAAACTTATCTATTAGCACGGTCTCCAAATCATTAAATGATAGTCCTGAAATAAGTGTAAAAACGAAAAGCCGGGTCAAAGAATTAGCTCTATTAAAGCGATATATCCCGAATAGTATGGCACAAAGTTTAAAGGGGAAGCAATCCAAGACTATTGGGGTGGTCATACCAAATATATTCAGTAAATTTTTTTCTGAGTCTCTTCACGCAATTGAAAATAAAGCCAACGAACGCGGTTTTAGAACTATTATTTGTTTCTCTAATGATTCTATCGATAAAGAAGCAGAATGTATAGAAAAGCTTATTAAAAGTAGAGTAGATGGAATTATCCTCGCGGTATCAGAAGAATCGCAGTACAAGAAAATAAACGAACATATCGAAAAGGTTTTATCTTATAAAATCCCTTTGGTAATGCTTGATCATTTGGAGGATACTATAAGTTGTGATAAAGTAGGATTGAATGAAACTCTTTTAGCGGAAGAAGCAACAATGAATCTTTTTAATTTAGGTTATAGGAATGTTGCCTTTTTAGCGCAAAATCCATCTACAAATAAAGCTGAATCTCAGAAACAGGGATATTTAGATGCAATTAAAAGGAAAGATGGTAAAAAGCAAATTTTGAGTTTTGGGTCTTCTGAAGTTTGTCATCAAAAACTACACAAGTTAATTCACTCTGAAAAAATCGACGCTGTTATAGTGAATAAGTTACCATTAACCATTTTTGGTACTAAAAATTGCTCAAAATCCGTGTTCTCAATTCCGGAAAATGTACACGTTTTAAGTTTATCCAATTTGGGAGATAAAGAGCATCTTTCAACTGCATATGATGCTTATGACAGACTTGGAGAAGAACAGGGCGATATTGCTGTTGATACATTACTTGATAGAATTGAAGGAGTGCTTTCAGAAGAATTTGTAAAATTTGAATTAAAAGGCAGGCTGAATTGTAAAAGTAATAGTGCTCAAATTCAGAAACTTTCAATTTAA